A part of Biomphalaria glabrata chromosome 3, xgBioGlab47.1, whole genome shotgun sequence genomic DNA contains:
- the LOC106052262 gene encoding ribonuclease T2-like, whose product MLKQLLVVFIGALLSQGSTAPTYKAQNNEDWEFLLLAQFWPTTSCYYFRESGCSVPEKVNNWTIHGLWPSNANEPQPENCNSSMPFDYTQIESLRDRLDLEWPYYNKSGARTFLWEHEWNKHGTCAYNLPTLQGEMNYFTSAMNLYQTINLFGVLKAHDIEPSEEKFQVQDIFNILNEHFQAKPNIICLHNSEKNVYYIEEIWLCFNKDLTARDCEEIPVHTETALKFTSETDSLFRKTKGYIKDCPKDGEVYYLPISHK is encoded by the exons ATGCTAAAACAGTTGCTTGTTGTGTTTATTGGTGCATTGTTGAG tCAAGGTTCCACTGCACCAACTTATAAAGCTCAAAACAATGAGGACTGGGAGTTTTTGCTGCTGGCACAGTTTTGGCCAACAACATCATGCTATTACTTTAGGGAATCA ggatGTTCTGTGCcagaaaaagtaaacaattggACCATTCATGGATTGtg gccATCTAATGCAAACGAACCACAGCCTGAGAACTGCAATAGCTCCATGCCTTTTGATTATACACAGATTGAG aGTTTGAGAGACAGACTTGATTTGGAGTGGCCATATTATAACAAGAGTGGTGCTAGAACATTTCTATG GGAACATGAATGGAACAAACATGGAACCTGTGCTTACAATTTACCCACATTGCAAGGAGAAATGAATTATTTTACCAGTGCAATGAATCTTTACCAGACCATCAATTTATTTGG tgttttgaaAGCTCATGACATTGAACCATCAGAAGAAAAATTTcaa GTCCAAgatatttttaatattcttaATGAACATTTTCAAGCTAAGCCAAATATAATTTGTTTACATAACTCAGAG AAAAATGTGTATTACATTGAAGAAATTTGGTTATGCTTTAACAAAGACTTGACTGCACGTGATTGTGAGGAGATTCCTGTTCACACTGAGACTGCTCTCAAGTTTACTAGTGAGACAGACTCTCTGTTTCGGAAAACCAAAGGCTATATAAAAGATTGTCCCAAGGATGGAGAAGTTTATTATTTGCCTATTTcacataagtaa